The following nucleotide sequence is from Tardiphaga sp. 709.
GCGCGTCGCTCGGACAGTCAAAAAAGCCCTGGCGGATGGTGCGGCATTGCGTCCGATCACCCTCAATATCGTACCCGCCGTTGTCATACGCGCGCATGCGCGCGAGGCCGGATTCCGCCTGCTGAAACATATTGTTAACCCCTGTGACGGCGGATTTTGACGGCCGGGCATGGCCCTTATGGCAGGGCATTTTCGATGTCATTTGCACGGTAAAATTATCCGCGGAGGCAGAAAAACAAAGCATTTACAGATGCTTGGTGCCGTCATCCAAGTGTCACGGAACTATCATAAAAGCACAATCGACCACCCCTAAACGGGCGGCGTGAGCACAACTGGCGCATCCGGCGCGGTCGCTCACGAGATTGGAGACATCCCATGAAATTCCTCAAAGCGATCGTCGCTGCCGGCCTCGTCGCCGCCTCGACCTCGGCATTTGCCGCCGACATCACGGGTGCCGGCGCAACCTTCCCGTTCCCGGTCTATTCGAAGTGGGCCGACGCCTACAAGAAAGAGACTGGCAATGGTTTGAACTACCAGTCGATTGGTTCGGGCGCCGGCATCAAGCAGATCCAGGCCAAGACCGTAACCTTCGGCGCCACCGACGCGCCGCTCAAGGCTGAGCAGCTCGAGAAGGACGGCCTGGTTCAGTGGCCGATGGTGATGGGCGCGATCGTTCCCGTCGTGAATCTCGAAGGCATCGCCTCGGGCGAGCTGGTTCTCTCCGGCGAAGTGCTCGGCGACATCTATCTCGGCAAGGTCACCAAGTGGGACGACGCTGCCATCGCCAAGCTGAACCCGAAGCTGAAGCTGCCGTCGGCCGCCATCACCGTCGTTCGTCGTTCGGACGGTTCGGGCACCACCTTCAACTTCACCGACTATCTGTCCAAGGCCTCGGCTGACTGGAAGACCAAGGTCGGCACCGGTACCGCCGTCGAGTGGCCGGTTGGCGTCGGCGCCAAGGGCAACGAAGGCGTCGCGGGCAACGTAGGCCAGACCAAGAATGCCATCGGTTATGTTGAATACGCTTACGCCAAGCAGAACAAGCTGACCTATACCGGCATGGTCAACAAGGCTGGCAAGACCGTGCAGCCGACCGTCGCGGCTTTCCAGGCTGCTGCGTCGAACGCCGATTGGGCCAAGGCTCCTGGCTACTATGTCATCCTGACCGACCAGCCGGGCGAAACCTCGTGGCCGATCACTGCTGCGACCTTCATCCTCATGCACAAGGCCCCGACCGACAAGGCGGCCTCGGCTGAAGCGATCAAGTTCTTCAAGTGGTCGTTCGAGAAGGGCGCCAAGATGGCTGAAGAGCTCGATTACATTCCGATGCCGGAACCCGTCGTCAAGCTGATCGAAAAGACCTGGTCGGCTGACATCAAGAGCTGATCTGGTCTGTGGGCGGAGGAGAGGGGCATCTCTCCTCCGTTTGCTGCAGGGCTGAATTTCTTTCTTCTTCTCTTCTGACTTCGCGCCCTGACAAGCCCCTCCAGGGCAATGCGTTTTGGGGTATTGTAACAATTACAGGGGACTGGCGTGGCAGACATGGCCGTACAGAGCTCTTCGATGGACGCTGCCGGACCTTATGATCGTGCGAAGGCTTTGAATGCCTTCAAGACGGGGGACCAGGCGTTCTACTGGATCACCCGCATTTCGGCTCTGTCCGTTCTGTTTATCCTCGGCGGCATCATTCTGTCGCTCATCGTTGGTGCGTGGCCGGCGCTTCGAGAATTCGGCTTCTCGTTCCTGACGACGCAGCGCTGGGCACCGTCGGCTGATCCGCCGGTGCTGGGAGCGCTCGGCCCGATCTACGGCACGCTGATCACCTCGGTGATCGCCATGGCGATCGCCATCCCAGTCGGCATCGGCATCGCGATCTTCCTCACCGAACTGTGCCCGAACTGGCTGCGCCGCCCGATCGGCATGGCGGTCGAGCTTCTCGCCGGTATTCCCTCGATCATCTACGGCATGTGGGGCTTCTTCGTGCTCGGCCCGTTCCTGGCCAACCACGTGCAGCCATTCATGATCAACGCCTTCGAAGGCGTCCCGGTCCTCGGCGTGATCTTCGCCGGCCCGCCGTCCTATCTCTCGCTGTTCAACGCGTCGCTGATCCTCGCCATCATGGTGCTGCCCTTCATCACCTCGATCTCGGTCGACGTGTTCAAGACCGTGCCGCCGGTGCTCAAGGAAGCCGCTTACGGCGTCGGCTGCACCACCTGGGAAGTCGTCCGCAACGTCGTCATCCCCTATACCCGTGTTGGTGTGATCGGTGGCGTCATGCTGGCGCTCGGCCGTGCGCTCGGTGAAACGATGGCGGTGACCTTCATCATCGGCAACTCGTTCCGTATCACAGGCTCGATCTTCGGCCCAGGCACTACGATCTCGGCGGCGATCGCCAGCGAGTTCGCGGAGAGCGACGGTCTGCATCAATCGGGTCTGATCCTGCTCGGTCTCCTGCTGTTCGTGCTGACATTCTTCGTGCTCTCGGCAGCGCGTCTGATGCTGCTGCGTCTGGAAAAGAAGGCGGGCAACTAATATGAACCCGATTTACGCTTCACGCCGTCGCAACGACATGATCATCCGTGGGCTCTGCATGGGTGCCGCTCTCTTTGGCGTCACCTGGCTCGCGCTGATCCTGTTCACGCTATTCTACAACGGTATCGCCGGCATCAGCTTGCAGATCTTCACCCAGAACACGCCGCCGCCCGGCTCCATGGAAGGCGGCCTGCTCAATGCCATCGTCGGTTCGATCATCATGACCGTCATCGGCGTCGGCATCGGCGCGCCGCTCGGCCTGTTCGCCGGCACCTATCTCGCGGAATACGGCAAGCACGACAAACTCACCTCGGTGATCCGCTTCATCAACGACGTGTTGCTGTCGGCCCCGTCCATCATCATCGGCCTGTTCGTTTATGGTGCGGTGGTGGTTCCGATGGGCGGCTTCTCGGCTCTCGCCGGTTCGCTTGCGCTCGCCGTGATCGTGATCCCCGTCGTGGTTCGCACCACTGAAGACATGCTTGGTCTCGTGCCGAACCCGCTGCGCGAAGCGGCCTCGGCGCTCGGCCTGCCGCGCTCCCTGGTCATCAAGCGGATCGCCTATCGTGCAGCCCGCGCCGGTCTCATCACCGGCGTGCTGCTGGCGACCGCGCGTGTCGCTGGTGAAACGGCGCCGCTGCTGTTCACCGCGCTGAGCAACCAGTTCTTCAGCCTCGATCTCACCAAGACGATGGCCAACCTGCCGGTGACCATCAACAACTTCGTGCAGAGCCCCTACGAGTACTGGAAGCAGCTCGCCTGGAGCGGTGCCCTGATCATCACCTTGACCGTACTTGCCCTTAACATTGGCGCGCGCATTCTCGGCGCCGAGAGGACAGCAAAATGAGTGAGCTTTCTGTGTCGTCTGGCGTTCCTTCCGTCTCGATGCCGCCGCCGTCGGCCCTGCAGGGCGAGACCCGTCCCAAGGTCACCGTGCGCGACCTGAACTTCTACTATGGCGAACACCACGCCCTGAAGAAGATCAACCTGACGCTGATGGCGAACCGGGTGACTGCGTTCATCGGCCCGTCGGGCTGCGGCAAGTCCACGCTGCTGCGCATCTTCAACCGTATGTATGATCTGTATCCCGGCCAGCGCGCCGAAGGTCAGCTCATGCTCGACAATCAGAACATTCTGGATCCGAAGCTGGATCTCAACCTGCTCCGCGCCCGCGTCGGCATGGTGTTCCAGAAGCCGACCCCGTTCCCGATGACGATTTACGAAAACATCGCCTTCGGCATCCGCCTCTATGAGAAGATCTCCAAGTCGGAGATGGACGTGCGCGTCGAGAGGGCGCTGCGCGGCGGTGCGCTCTGGAACGAAGTCAAGGACAAGCTCAACGCGTCGGGCCTCAGCCTGTCGGGCGGTCAGCAGCAGCGTCTGTGCATCGCGCGCACCATCGCGGTTCGGCCGGAAGTGATCCTGTTCGACGAGCCGTGCTCGGCGCTGGACCCGATCTCGACCGCGAAGATCGAGGAGCTGATCGACGAGTTGAAGGATCAGTACACGATCGCGATCGTGACCCATAACATGCAGCAGGCTGCCCGCGTCTCCGACAGCACGGCCTTCATGTATCTCGGCGAGCTGATCGAGTTCGATCAGACCAACAAGATCTTCACGTCGCCGACCGATCGCCGCACCCAGGATTACATCACCGGCCGCTTCGGCTGACGCGACATATTCGCGGGAGGAATTTGAGATGGCTTTTGAACACACCACCAAGGCTTTCGACGACGATCTGCAGGAGCTGACCCGTCTCGTCGCCGAGATGGGTGGCCTCGCAGAACGGCAGATCGTCGAATCCGTCGATGCGCTGATCCGCCGGGACGTCGCGCTCGGTGCGCGCGTCGTTGCCACCGACGCCGAGATCGACCAGTTGCAGCGCACGATCGAAGAGCGTGCCGTGCTGACCATCGCCAAGCGCCAGCCCATGGCTGTCGATTTGCGCGAGATCGTCGGCGCGCTGCGC
It contains:
- the pstA gene encoding phosphate ABC transporter permease PstA, with the translated sequence MNPIYASRRRNDMIIRGLCMGAALFGVTWLALILFTLFYNGIAGISLQIFTQNTPPPGSMEGGLLNAIVGSIIMTVIGVGIGAPLGLFAGTYLAEYGKHDKLTSVIRFINDVLLSAPSIIIGLFVYGAVVVPMGGFSALAGSLALAVIVIPVVVRTTEDMLGLVPNPLREAASALGLPRSLVIKRIAYRAARAGLITGVLLATARVAGETAPLLFTALSNQFFSLDLTKTMANLPVTINNFVQSPYEYWKQLAWSGALIITLTVLALNIGARILGAERTAK
- the pstC gene encoding phosphate ABC transporter permease subunit PstC codes for the protein MADMAVQSSSMDAAGPYDRAKALNAFKTGDQAFYWITRISALSVLFILGGIILSLIVGAWPALREFGFSFLTTQRWAPSADPPVLGALGPIYGTLITSVIAMAIAIPVGIGIAIFLTELCPNWLRRPIGMAVELLAGIPSIIYGMWGFFVLGPFLANHVQPFMINAFEGVPVLGVIFAGPPSYLSLFNASLILAIMVLPFITSISVDVFKTVPPVLKEAAYGVGCTTWEVVRNVVIPYTRVGVIGGVMLALGRALGETMAVTFIIGNSFRITGSIFGPGTTISAAIASEFAESDGLHQSGLILLGLLLFVLTFFVLSAARLMLLRLEKKAGN
- the pstS gene encoding phosphate ABC transporter substrate-binding protein PstS — encoded protein: MKFLKAIVAAGLVAASTSAFAADITGAGATFPFPVYSKWADAYKKETGNGLNYQSIGSGAGIKQIQAKTVTFGATDAPLKAEQLEKDGLVQWPMVMGAIVPVVNLEGIASGELVLSGEVLGDIYLGKVTKWDDAAIAKLNPKLKLPSAAITVVRRSDGSGTTFNFTDYLSKASADWKTKVGTGTAVEWPVGVGAKGNEGVAGNVGQTKNAIGYVEYAYAKQNKLTYTGMVNKAGKTVQPTVAAFQAAASNADWAKAPGYYVILTDQPGETSWPITAATFILMHKAPTDKAASAEAIKFFKWSFEKGAKMAEELDYIPMPEPVVKLIEKTWSADIKS
- the pstB gene encoding phosphate ABC transporter ATP-binding protein PstB; amino-acid sequence: MSELSVSSGVPSVSMPPPSALQGETRPKVTVRDLNFYYGEHHALKKINLTLMANRVTAFIGPSGCGKSTLLRIFNRMYDLYPGQRAEGQLMLDNQNILDPKLDLNLLRARVGMVFQKPTPFPMTIYENIAFGIRLYEKISKSEMDVRVERALRGGALWNEVKDKLNASGLSLSGGQQQRLCIARTIAVRPEVILFDEPCSALDPISTAKIEELIDELKDQYTIAIVTHNMQQAARVSDSTAFMYLGELIEFDQTNKIFTSPTDRRTQDYITGRFG